One Podospora pseudopauciseta strain CBS 411.78 chromosome 5 map unlocalized CBS411.78m_5, whole genome shotgun sequence DNA window includes the following coding sequences:
- a CDS encoding uncharacterized protein (EggNog:ENOG503Q30B; COG:K) produces the protein MTMGQEQSAPRENDDDNTDIQSGRSSPLPRWDHPENQEQVERQHAATTEPLPETEPPPEASKKEKKKKKKKKDRERSVGEVMNSPGRSLSQLTPLKRKKTRPPSLGNVENVGQSPDGGGSARRKLKKSKRMSLGTILNDNADAVENNDSQDSFVPQPTLPELESEPRLENNEEEDEGMEDAMASQRRKSSSKKKGRNKKAEPEPEPEPEPEVEPEPEPGPEQEQESVPEVGPAPEAAAVEGDMELDEAEEDLANLKTERPDHNSDDDVDMEDGSVARSEHVSETPAPQEEEKESPTSPILHVKSEPGVYDEDEGMSRLGQGDATDEEESPVPTKTERLQRVMDEAQSAYDSGYIETDGSNERSQRFATQVSPALDHEEATPSEDEVMQNVKSAPEEDEEEMNGTPASEASPAQALKAAPKSEGEEEGTPESEAEEEESEVDDEEPVNDPLEDSADEEEVSEERFSEIPESDIEQPEMQHEEPRVEPPSEAGNVPTSQSDQAHVNGTTVQSSPDLGGDDVAYAASPSPPPPSSVRARSSTKRKVKRAFNPDAPVSEPDAQPETSSARSQKKRKSRDQPGEPEEEEKPEEPEEEPEEEEAPAPTPAPKKKRSKKIREVLHEQEGGEIDEEAPAASTPAPKQKKTPRSKKSKKAASEEQEEKLDKHGYATGRLTAVEEDKVTKAVNKFRKDEGLTQAEINRIIQENPAVAVHNAKGAPTLHAALWTAVCEACPSRSRLKLQKFCRRKFHNFVARGQWTAEQDEELQEMMKIHGNKWTVIGGLINRHPQDVRDRWRDYIVCRDKVVKHDWSNEEEAKLTQAVKEAVDKIRKDLISRGEDEGQAESLVNWQAISEAMGRTRNRLQCMEKWKRILKAEPIADRDRVITLLPDTDNWRVKLARQDLTKITPAEKYRLACVIRDGCTETEREIDWKKITERVFKDKYQRQALVVIWGRLRSSVPHHGDKTVHECAQHIVDRYDEEGGFGDSYGNYPDEQSLPPSAKKPRGSAKKPKEPTTRRRSTSVASAKKKKKELSEAFIVDETDSEGETVEDTAMEDTVMEDAASIASDAPPIDSDEEHEEEAPEEAVDEEAEAPPQSSVVKRLAPEEDDTLDQEDETRPPFVPSPSVEADAARTRRRERSLSNKPPTPAAIEEESGEEVQDEDMVTSTRLKSAKKRPATEEMSPRKKKRKTNSESTVRPAVLSSSSPAVTYGRKSNSRKENKKAAAEAVKVRRARALSTISSDMDDMDDIPARLPGQTPPGRVTRRVARK, from the exons ATGACAATGGGCCAAGAACAGAGCGCTCCTCGCGagaacgacgacgacaacacgGACATCCAAAGCGGCCGCTCATCCCCACTTCCCCGCTGGGACCACCCGGAAAACCAGGAGCAAGTAGAACGACAACACGCGGCTACTACCGAGCCGCTCCCCGAGACCGAGCCCCCTCCCGAGGCGagcaagaaagagaagaagaagaagaaaaagaagaaggatcgCGAGAGGAGCGTTGGTGAAGTTATGAACTCACCGGGCCGATCTCTGTCGCAGCTGACGCcgctgaagaggaagaagacgcGTCCTCCGTCTTTGGGGAATGTCGAGAATGTTGGTCAGAGCccggatggtggtgggtcgGCGAGGCGGAAGTTGAAGAAGTCGAAGCGGATGTCGTTGGGGACGATTTTGAATGACAATGCCGATGCTGTTGAGAACAACGACAGTCAGGACTCGTTTGTTCCCCAGCCGACGCTTCCAGAGCTCGAATCTGAGCCTCGGCTTGAGAATaatgaggaagaggacgagggaaTGGAGGATGCTATGGCTTCTCAACGGCGCAAATCGAgtagcaagaagaagggcaggAACAAGAAGGCTGAGCCAGAACCAGAGCCGGAACCAGAGCCAGAAGTGGAACCAGAGCCGGAGCCGGGGCCagagcaagagcaagagTCAGTGCCAGAGGTGGGACCGGCCCCTGAAGCCGCCGCCGTGGAGGGTGATATGGAATTGGACGAAGCTGAGGAGGATCTTGCCAACCTGAAGACTGAACGCCCGGATCACAATTCTGACGATGACGTCGACATGGAGGACGGTTCGGTAGCACGATCCGAGCACGTTTCCGAGACACCCGCCcctcaagaggaagagaaggaatCGCCTACTTCGCCCATCTTGCACGTTAAGTCCGAGCCAGGGGTGtatgacgaagacgagggCATGTCGAGGCTTGGGCAGGGAGATGCCACGGACGAAGAAGAGTCACCTGTGCCAACCAAGACCGAGAGACTGCAAAGGGTGATGGATGAAGCACAGTCTGCCTACGACTCTGGGTATATCGAGACGGATGGCAGCAACGAAAGAAGTCAGAGGTTCGCGACTCAGGTTTCGCCCGCTCTGGACCATGAAGAGGCTACGCCGTCGGAAGATGAGGTAATGCAGAATGTGAAGTCTgcgccggaggaggatgaggaggagatgaacGGGACACCGGCGAGTGAGGCCAGCCCTGCTCAGGCGCTTAAGGCTGCGCCTAAgagtgagggtgaggaggagggaacaCCAGAgagcgaggccgaggaggaagaaagcGAGGTAGACGACGAAGAGCCGGTTAATGACCCCCTCGAAGACAGtgcggacgaggaggaggtaagCGAGGAGAGGTTCTCCGAAATCCCCGAAAGCGACATTGAACAACCAGAAATGCAGCACGAGGAACCGAGAGTCGAACCACCGTCGGAAGCTGGGAATGTGCCGACCAGTCAGAGCGATCAAGCTCATGTCAATGGGACCACCGTTCAATCTTCACCAGATCTTGGCGGCGACGATGTTGCTTATGCGGCTtcgccatcaccccctcccccctcatctGTCAGGGCCCGTTCTTCCACGAAACGTAAGGTGAAACGTGCTTTCAATCCCGACGCCCCGGTCAGCGAGCCAGACGCACAGCCGGAGACATCCTCAGCTCGCTCCCAGAAGAAGCGTAAATCAAGAGATCAACCAGGGGAAcctgaggaggaagagaaacctgag gagcccgaggaggagccagaggaggaagaagctcCTGCTCCCACCCCAGCacccaagaagaaaaggtcCAAGAAGATTCGTGAAGTTCTTCATGAGCAAGAGGGCGGCGAGATCGACGAGGAGGCCCCCGCTGCCTCTACACCTGCCCCaaagcagaagaagacacCAAGGTCAAAGAAGTCGAAGAAGGCGGCCTCCGAggaacaagaagagaaacTCGATAAGCACGGTTACGCTACTGGGAGACTTActgctgttgaagaagataAGGTCACCAAAGCAGTGAACAAGTTTCGCAAGGACGAGGGCCTAACCCAGGCTGAAATCAACAGGATCATACAAGAAAACCCTGCCGTAGCCGTGCACAATGCTAAGGGTGCCCCGACATTGCATGCCGCTCTTTGGACCGCTGTGTGCGAGGCGTGCCCTTCAAGATCACGCTTAAAGCTGCAGAAGTTTTGCAGACGAAAATTCCACAACTTTGTGGCACGTGGTCAGTGGACTGCTGAACAGGATGAGGAGCTACAGGAAATGATGAAGATTCACGGCAACAAGTGGACAGTCATCGGAGGCCTGATCAACAGACATCCCCAGGATGTTCGTGACAGGTGGAGAGACTATATCGTTTGCCGGGACAAAGTAGTGAAGCATGACTGGAgcaacgaggaggaggcgaagctCACCCAAGCAGTCAAGGAGGCCGTCGACAAGATTCGGAAAGACCTCATCtcgaggggggaggacgaaGGACAAGCCGAGAGCCTGGTCAACTGGCAGGCTATCAGCGAGGCGATGGGCCGGACGAGAAACCGACTTCAGTGCATGGAGAAGTGGAAGAGAATACTCAAAGCTGAGCCGATTGCGGACCGGGACAGGGTCATCACCTTGCTACCTGATACTGACAACTGGAGGGTGAAACTGGCTCGCCAGGATTTGACCAAGATTACACCAGCTGAGAAATACAGATTGGCCTGCGTCATCCGCGATGGCTGCACGGAAACCGAGCGGGAGATCGACTGGAAGAAGATTACCGAGAGGGTCTTCAAGGACAAGTATCAGCGTCAAGCCCTGGTTGTTATCTGGGGCCGGTTGAGGTCGTCGGTGCCACACCATGGGGATAAGACCGTTCATGAATGCGCGCAGCATATTGTTGATAGGTatgatgaagagggaggatttggggACAGCTACGGCAACTACCCTGATGAACAGTCCCTTCCTCCCAGCGCCAAAAAGCCTCGCGGCAGTGCCAAAAAGCCGAAAGAGCCGACGACGAGACGCCGCTCGACCTCCGTCGCCTCcgccaaaaagaagaagaaagagtTGAGTGAAGCTTTTATTGTTGACGAGACTGACTCTGAGGGtgagacggtggaggacaCTGCGATGGAGGATAcggtgatggaggatgcTGCCTCGATCGCTTCCGATGCCCCACCGATCGACTCTGATGAGGAGcatgaagaagaagcgccCGAGGAGGCCGTagacgaagaagcagaagcaccACCTCAGTCCTCCGTCGTGAAGCGCCTCGCCCCTGAAGAGGACGACACCTTGGATCAAGAAGACGAAACACGCCCCCCATTTGTGCCGTCCCCCTCGGTCGAAGCAGATGCAGCCCGCACTCGTCGCCGCGAGCGTTCTCTCTCGAACAAGCCCCCCACCCCTGCCGCCATCGAGGAAGAATCTGGTGAAGAGGTCCAGGACGAGGACATGGTCACCAGCACTCGTCTCAAGTCGGCCAAGAAGCGCCCCGCCACCGAGGAGATGTCGCcccgcaagaagaagagaaagaccAACTCGGAGAGTACTGTCCGGCCTGCGGTCCTGAGCAGTTCTTCGCCTGCTGTTACGTACGGGAGGAAGTCGAATAGCAGgaaggagaacaagaaggcggcggcggaggcggtgaAGGTGAGGCGGGCGAGGGCGTTGAGCACGATCAGCAGTGATATGGATGACATGGATGATATCCCTGCGAGGCTGCCGGGGCAGACGCCGCCGGGGAGGGTGACCAGGAGAGTTGCGAGAAAGTAG